The following are encoded in a window of Magnetococcales bacterium genomic DNA:
- a CDS encoding radical SAM protein → MPFYKNIALFPVFIRKVLHIPERLPRFVQISLTNACNLSCRMCIRNYIDVERRHMTWEDFTLIVDKLKGAEQISLAGMGESLLHPRFFDAVAYCKERGFKVQLTTNALMLRKPGTIARLLASGVDTLSFSVESIQGYQESGHDNQEGVQAIEQLLDMRHQQGRTTPKVVLQPILFKEKIQDIYAMIPWGHEKGVDRFNIVRVDQRFVKDLERPSVEEERVVFKELAKLRKRYGMRIDCLQDQVFDGLAGWLYRHLKRWLRLDAWCYRFQDFIYVNVNGQVHPCCLDAEQVVGNLLTEDLDAIWHGEKFTYLRANQERFAYCRGCDFLRLKQVPQ, encoded by the coding sequence ATGCCTTTTTACAAAAATATAGCCCTGTTTCCGGTATTCATCAGGAAAGTTCTTCATATTCCGGAACGATTGCCGAGATTTGTCCAGATTTCGTTGACCAATGCATGTAATCTTTCGTGTCGCATGTGTATCCGCAACTATATTGATGTGGAACGTCGTCACATGACGTGGGAGGATTTTACGCTTATCGTGGATAAGCTCAAGGGTGCCGAACAAATTTCTCTGGCTGGAATGGGGGAATCCTTGTTGCATCCGCGTTTTTTTGACGCGGTTGCCTATTGCAAGGAGCGGGGATTCAAGGTGCAACTGACTACGAATGCACTCATGCTACGAAAACCCGGCACTATTGCACGTCTCCTCGCTTCCGGCGTGGATACGCTCTCTTTTTCTGTGGAAAGCATTCAGGGTTACCAGGAGTCGGGCCACGACAACCAGGAGGGGGTGCAAGCCATTGAGCAACTGTTGGACATGCGCCACCAACAAGGACGCACGACACCCAAGGTAGTTCTGCAACCCATCCTGTTCAAGGAGAAAATCCAGGACATCTATGCCATGATCCCATGGGGACACGAAAAAGGGGTGGATCGATTCAATATTGTCCGTGTGGATCAGAGGTTTGTCAAAGATTTGGAGCGACCTTCGGTGGAAGAGGAGAGAGTCGTCTTCAAGGAGTTGGCCAAACTGCGCAAGCGTTACGGTATGCGTATCGATTGTCTCCAGGATCAGGTTTTTGATGGTTTGGCCGGTTGGCTGTATCGACATTTGAAGAGATGGCTGCGTTTGGATGCGTGGTGTTACCGCTTTCAGGATTTTATCTACGTCAACGTTAATGGCCAAGTTCACCCCTGCTGTCTCGACGCAGAACAGGTGGTCGGCAACCTTCTCACCGAGGATTTGGACGCCATCTGGCATGGAGAAAAGTTTACCTACCTGCGCGCCAATCAAGAAAGGTTTGCCTACTGTCGCGGTTGCGATTTCCTCCGGCTGAAACAGGTTCCACAGTGA